Proteins encoded within one genomic window of Bacillus thuringiensis:
- a CDS encoding fatty acid--CoA ligase family protein translates to MNLVQSLAETAKKKGDKPAYIFMDQSVSYDQLNKMVTKFSSNLAEMGIGKGDNVALVVGNSPHFLVGLYGTMKAGATVIPVNPIYTADEMHYILQNGDVKTIIVLDVLLPVIQSLTTRLPSLENIIICETSSDFNHTETEKMKTFTSFVGTGDTTYEGPELDEEDVAVILYTSGTTGKPKGAMLTHKNLYSNASDVASYLQYTADDRVVAALPMFHVFCLTVAVNAPIVNGATILMLPKFSPKEVFRICRTYEPTIFAGVPTMYNYLYLFEEASAEDVKTLRLCISGGASMPVALLQNFEKRFDVIVSEGYGLSEASPVTCFNPLDRPRKPGSIGTNIWHVENKIVNELGEEVPVGAVGELIVRGPNVMKGYYNAPEDTAATLKDGWLYTGDLAKMDEEGYFYIVDRKKDIVLVGGYNVYPREVEEVLYTHESVAEVVVIGVPDENLGEAVRAYVVLKQTNVTEEELMHYCTLHLAKYKVPMSIEFLTELPKNTTGKLLRRALREKAMQV, encoded by the coding sequence GTGAATCTCGTTCAATCTTTGGCTGAAACGGCGAAAAAGAAGGGGGATAAACCGGCTTATATATTTATGGATCAGTCGGTCTCTTATGACCAATTAAACAAAATGGTCACGAAGTTTTCTAGCAATTTAGCAGAAATGGGCATTGGAAAAGGGGACAATGTCGCATTAGTTGTTGGAAATTCACCACATTTTTTGGTCGGTTTATACGGAACAATGAAAGCGGGAGCAACTGTTATTCCAGTTAATCCAATTTATACAGCAGACGAAATGCATTACATTTTACAAAATGGAGATGTAAAAACAATCATCGTACTCGACGTCCTACTACCTGTTATACAATCTCTTACAACTAGACTTCCTTCACTTGAAAACATCATCATATGCGAAACCTCATCAGATTTTAACCATACAGAAACCGAAAAAATGAAAACGTTTACTAGTTTTGTAGGAACCGGAGATACAACTTACGAAGGTCCTGAACTAGATGAAGAAGATGTAGCGGTTATTCTATACACTTCAGGCACAACTGGAAAACCAAAAGGCGCTATGTTAACACATAAAAATTTATATAGTAATGCGAGCGATGTGGCGTCGTATTTACAATATACTGCTGATGACCGCGTCGTTGCGGCATTGCCGATGTTCCATGTATTTTGTTTAACGGTGGCGGTAAATGCACCGATTGTGAACGGGGCGACTATTTTAATGTTACCGAAATTTAGTCCGAAAGAAGTATTTCGTATTTGTCGTACGTACGAACCGACGATTTTTGCTGGTGTACCGACAATGTACAATTATTTATATTTATTCGAAGAAGCAAGCGCAGAAGATGTGAAGACGCTTCGCCTCTGTATTTCAGGTGGTGCTTCAATGCCTGTTGCTCTTCTACAAAACTTTGAAAAACGTTTTGACGTTATCGTTTCAGAAGGATATGGTTTATCAGAAGCATCACCAGTTACTTGTTTCAATCCTTTAGATCGCCCACGTAAGCCAGGATCAATTGGCACAAATATTTGGCATGTAGAAAATAAAATTGTAAATGAACTTGGGGAAGAAGTACCAGTCGGCGCAGTCGGGGAATTAATTGTTCGCGGGCCTAATGTTATGAAAGGATATTATAACGCGCCAGAAGATACAGCAGCGACATTAAAGGACGGCTGGTTGTATACAGGAGACTTAGCGAAAATGGATGAAGAAGGTTACTTCTATATCGTTGATCGTAAAAAGGATATCGTCTTAGTTGGTGGTTATAACGTATATCCTCGTGAAGTAGAGGAAGTATTGTATACACATGAATCCGTAGCAGAAGTTGTCGTAATCGGTGTTCCTGATGAAAACTTAGGAGAAGCAGTGCGAGCTTACGTCGTTTTGAAACAAACGAACGTAACAGAAGAGGAACTTATGCATTACTGCACGTTACATTTAGCGAAGTATA